ATGGTGCAAATATCCTGATGGTAGAGATGCATACACGCTGGTCAGATTAGAAATCAGTGAGTGCACAAGTGTGTCTTATCACAGTGATGCCCTGCCTGCTGGGGTTCAGTGTTATAATCTGATGCAGTCTGGGGCAGGACGTTTATGTATGATTTGACCTGTGTGTAACAGGACGAAGCAGTCCCCATGACTTGTGCCGACTTTGCCTTTTCATTGGTCAAATGTTTGTCTGCATTTTTATATGCAACATATCTTGTGTGCATTTTACAAATAAAGCTGTAGAGTGGGTTATGGTGATGTAACTAGCTGTAAGAAGATTCCTTAAACCTTTTTCTATAATATGAAGCTAAAGAAGAGTTTAGAGGTTGATctttaatgtatattttttaatttgtttgatAATTCCCCTATAAACCAGAAGTATGTTCAGGTAACTTAGATTTCAACCAGTGTGTATGTCTGACCACAAGGTGGAGCTGTTGTGCTGCATGGAAAGTTAAGATTCACTGGGCCTGAAATACACTTGATTTATGCaacttaaacaaaaaaacacacacaaaaaacaaatactgtaaaaataaaattaacacaaatgtttatttatagcTTAGGTTTAGGTTTTGTGTGGTAAGATTTAAACATCACAACTGTAATGTGACTTTTCAGTCATCATCTTTATAGACTGCAGCATCAGATATCCAGCGGTCTTGAAGCCACTGTTGCTTCCACTAAGTATAATTTTCTTTATTGAGTGAGACACAATATCTCAGCAAGAAAAATGTGGCAACAATATTTGTTGAAATAACTTTATACTGCATCTTTGGTAATTTTATTAAAAggtttaaaaataacacatgatGATTCATTCCATAATTGTTGTTGCTCACCTTTTTCAAATGATCTAAATGTTGTTAATGTGTTTAGTTGCTACTTGATAGATTATCAATCAAATTCAGTAACTTTACACATGAAAAAGGTAGCTGGAAATGAGCTGCATTAAACGGTACTTCTATTTACTGACCAGTCACAGTCTGCTGAGCAGTAAAAATGCATGTAATTGAAAATGTGAATGAACATTCCTTAATGATCCATTAACTGAACTAATTACATAAAATTATAGTGGTTGTTTAATTGTGAACAACAGAAATGCTTATACATCCTGCATTATTACCCACTACATCATTTGTGCTAAATTGTTATTAAGTCTCATCACCTATTGGCTGAAAATATTCCGGCCCACATAAAACCATAATTTTGACTTCAAAGAAAACACCAGAACAAATTTGGTTAGTGTGTGCTTTCTTTTGCTGCTCCAATCATCAGGAGGcaacttttttctctctgatcTTCACACGGTGGTGCCCCATATCTTCACAAGGCCATGGcctaattgattttttttttttcattcaatattcCCCTGGAGCTTGCTTTCTTGTCAGCCCGCTGgaacaaaactttaaaaaggaagagagaaaaaaaactggtcTCTTCACTCTGCAGGGAAGCACAAAAGTCTGCAGAGAGGGCCCGAAAAGAGACCCCTCTTTGAGGCTGCCGAAAGgtcaaaataataaatgtagaCTCAATTGAGGCTCTCCATGCAGACAAAAGGGGCAAAACGTTACATTTTGGCAGCGCAGACCCTCATAGCGTGATAAACTCATTTAAAGAAGCGAGAATAAAGGGAGAGCAGCATGAGTCCGGAGAGTGAGAAGGGGGCTTTCAGTCTGGCAGACAGGCCTGGCTCCTTTTTTGCTGCCCAGCAGCCTCCCATCTCTACCCCAAAAACAGTCTCATATACCTAAACAACACTGCGTCTGTGGCACTCAGGCATGTTGGTGCACCCTTTTACAAACCCAATTTAATTCAATGTTAATATTTTTCATGACATCAGTTTAGACTgcttttcagcttttatttacaGAAAAGGGAAACAAATACCCATTTTACACTAACGTTACAGTTCTGTAGAGCAAATCCTTTTATAATGGGTTGCAAGCTGGTTTATTATATAGCTAAGACAGTGGTGTTACACACAGATCAGCAGGTTCCCTTTATAACTGGGATAAAATGAAATACACTGTCATCATGTATTTGCAGTAAAGTATGCAGTAAAGTACCAACATTTttctgcagtttattattaacAGCAGCTGTATAAATCAGTGTTAAAGCCCACAAGCCTGCAACTGTGACTTGACTTTTATAAAAGCCTTTTTATATGCAgatcagcctctctctctctctttttttaacagcagtAGGCTCTGCGGTCATGGAAAGGATTCCTCAGCATTTTTTTATTCCCTGCCATCCAGCTGAGAGTTTTTCTGGCTCAGATGAAACAGGCTGGGGTGGAGTGGTTTTCATCTGACAAATATTTTCATTATCTCACATTCTTGGCATCAGAGAGCGTGTCAGAATAACACGTTCACCGGTGTCTGCATTGAATTATGCCCACCCAAGGGTGTCAGAAACAATACAGAGTGAAGATTAACTGCACAGTGTAATGGCACTACCCACTTTTATAGCTTTAGATAAGATACCACCATGTCATTAACTTCTTCAACTTTAAAAGCCATTTATGCTGACCGCCTGCTTATTCATCCGAATGCTTTTTAGCCTACACTGTAAGGAAACtagttttatatatttataatagaATGTGGGCTCTCAAAAAGACTTATGAAGGTTTTTGACCGAaacaaaaagttattttttaagTTTGTGAAAGAAACTCGATCCGACCAATCAAATACGGCAACCCGATCACGTGATACGTTTCCGTGCGTCAACAAAGATGATGAAGACCACTTAACACtcttaaaatatattttccagGAGACCGAAACAATAACAGGTAAAAACTTTGGCTTCATGACCACCGTGTGATGCtaacaatataaatatgaaCCTCCTGAGACGGCTGCACTCTTTAGTAATCGGTTATTTTAATGACTAGCATGTCAGGCGGACCCGAGGCGAAGGCGGACGTAGGTGAAGTGAATGCTCTCGCCTGTGTTCTCTGCTTGTTGTAGCTGCCAGTATGGTCGTGCTGAAAGGAATCCCCTCTGTTTTATCCCCTGAACTGCTGTATACTCTCGCTAAAATGGGCCACGGAGATGAGCTGGGTATGATCCGAATTTACACACACGTAGAGGCTAGCAGTGATAGCCTGTAACCTTTGCACGCTGTCACAGGCAGGGTGATGTGagtgcatgtaaacactgaGTGACAGAGCTGATCTCACAGGATCACAAACCTACACAGCCAGTCTCTGACTCacagttctttgtttttttcagtcctTGCTGATGCTAATTTTCCAGCCTCATCCATTTGTGCCTGTGGTCCCAAAGAGATAAGAGCTGATGGTGTGTAATCTGTTGTATCACAATGCTGTGTGTGCTGATAGTCCATGTGTTCACACTGGGTCTGCTCTTCATTGCAGGTTTGAGTATCCCTCAGCTTTTGGAGGCCATTTTGAAGCTGTTGCCCCTGGATACCTACGTCTCCTGTCCGGTACAGGATCAAAATCATTCACTGGTGTCTGCTACTTTTGCTCATGTAttgagtgtgtcagtgtgtttccacaggctgctgtcatgGATCTGGTTGACAGTGACAAACAGAGAGGTTTAGCAGTGCCCGTGTGGGACGCCTACAAACACCTTCTGTACCAGGCTGGGTCTCAGGTAAGACACCCAGATATCGAAACATCCAGTAAGTCACAAAAAAGAGTTTATGTTCCTTTGATTTGTGACTGTGTGCACATCTCTGTCCACATAGAGTCATCTGGAGACGGTGGAGAGGTTTGCTTTCTATGAACGAGCCAAGAAAGCATATGCTATTGTGGCAACAGGGTGTGTATTTTCTCTGCTGGCATTTGAATGGTAAAGCAGAGGTTATTATTTAGTGTCCACAAAATCATGTGTCTGTAAAAGTAAAGTCTGTAAAGTTTGTCTGATTGTCCTTTTCACGTGTTTTTCTCAGGGAAACAGCTCTGTACGGTAACCTGATCCTGAAGAAGGGGGTCATTCCTGCTGAGCAGCTACAGTGAGACACAGAAGAGACTTCCCAATTTGTAATCGCTCTGCGCACATTTATTTTAGTGATTCTTGTAGTTAAAAGaaaatatgtgtatgtatatttaaTTTTGTAAATATCCTCCAAATAACTTTTAAATAAACACTCAAAACATTACCTTTTTAGTGTATTAAAATATCTTTATCATCCAGATAGATGTgagcagcagatattttaatgCATTCTGGTTTTCCAGGAATGTGTGAATTTATGGTGAAAAATCACTCCTGATGTTGAAGCTaatacacacaacagaaaacatAATTTTATAGTACATTTAATAGGTTAACAACATCAGTGTATCAGCTGTCTGATTTGGGTTGTTGTAGGGGTCAGTGGTGGTAGAGGTCGTCCAGGTCCTCCTCTGGCTCGCTGTACATCCTCACAGATGGCGAATCGACTGGAATGGCAACTGCAGCATCATCCTGGTAAAGGACAGGCCTGAAGACCTCTTTGTGGTACAGGTCATCCATGTCATCCTCTGGTTCGAGGTGGACCCTGACCTCGCTTTCAGCCCTCATCTCAGgtctcagcagctccacctgAACAGGTGACCTCAGTTCATCTTTATGATACAGGTCGTCCTCATCCTTTTCTGGTTCAAAGAATCCACCACGGACCCCCATATCAGGGTTGAACTTTGCCACCATTGGTGCCAGGTACctgtccagctcctcctccttgtctttGTGGTAGACGTCATCCCAGTCGTGCTCAGGTTCTTCTATGTTGTCTCTATCCTCCTCTGCTCGCTGACTCTGCTCCACATTGTCGTCTCCCTGAGGGGGCTCAGCCTGAAtgtcagcagcagggaggacgTCCATGTTCTGGAGTAGGTCTGACATTGAAGGGTGGTTAAGCTCATCCAAGTCTTCCTCAGCCTTCAGGGCCTGTTTGTCCTCTCCACTGCCTGTCATACTCTTCCAAATCTTCATGCTGGGGTCAATCTCATACTGAATTTTATCCATGTCCTCTGGAGGCTCCACTTCTGCTCCCCAGGCCATCTTTCCGTTATCGTCTTTGGACCTGGAGGAAGGATTGTTCACAGTCAGTCTCATTTTTAGCTTATAGCATCATTCTGTTgttgtgaagcagctgtctgtgtcacacacagtagacccacagaaataaatacaccTGCAATTACAACTTGTGACCATAGAGGTCGCTGCTGACACTGCTTAGAAAAGACTGGCGCATTGCTTTAAGAAACTTACTACTTACATAACTGTTTCCTGGAAGGCTTCATCTTTAAGTTTATTCTGAGAAACAAATTACACATTAGTGACCAAACAAATCATTGTAAAGTCTTTAGGACCAGTGTACACGATTTGAAGTGTAATATTGTGCATGCCCAGGATCAAAGTGTACATACCCATGGCTTCGCTGTGATGCCAAATATCAGCGAAACACAAACTAACAGAGCAATCCTACAAGAGACAAGACTCTGAGTTAAGATCCCATTATTACGTACAGATCTTTGTCCAGTCATGCAAACAGTTCCCTGCAGCCATGCAGGGCTCACCGTTAAATTTAGAGACCTGTGTGAGGAGAGTAGCTGATGTTGACTTACCTAAACATGTTGTCTCCTTCTGCTGTCAGACGgtgtgttgaatgttttctTTAGTTCACCTGCTGTGAAAAAGATGGAGCAAAGTTCTACTAATAAACCAGTTAGACTCTCTTGACCTTTGAACGCAGGGTGAAATTAATCATTTCTCATCAGGCCCGTGTTGTGCATAATAAATTCACTCATCTATTTTTAAAGATAGAACCAATTTTAGTAGCATCTTGTAGACGTATTAAGGAGTCGGCGTGAAGACAGTGGCTGAAATTTAGAATTCTTTAAAGTgtgtaattaaaataataataattcttgCAAGCTCAAAAGTCTACACAGCTTTAATTACCAGTATGTGATTAGTGAAGGTAATCAGTTTCAAGGTTATGAGGCCTTAAAGCTGAGGTAGAGATATTTTATCAGGAGACTTTATGCTTTATAATTCTATGAACTCAGTGTAAGAAGTCAGCACAACAAatcaaaatcatcatcatcaggctgATGACATCATGTAGACAGGTTTCTATAGTTTAATGGGAATATATCTTATATTGCTAGTGTGTATAATGTTAGAGTACTGTGAAAAAACAATGCATATGCATGACTTGCTTTCATGGGGACCCTCTCAGACGCAGACAGAGTCCAGCTTTAGTCATTTAAAACAGCTAATTACCCATCAGTGTGGGAGGAGAGATTGGAGGCAGATGATTGGTTTGTAATCTTAGACCAGGCACCATTATAAAATCAAATGAGACTATCAGATCTGAATTATGTTTGTGCAACAATCCTATCTGTTTCAAACAGGACTGTTTGTTAAATTTCATTATAATGGATCTGGATCACCTTTTTCTAAAATGTGAAATAAGATCACATCAAACATCTGTGAGTTAAGGATAGTTGAGGGTATGATTTCGTGTCAGCTCAGTGTTTCAGCTTCTGACAGTCCCTCCATCAAACTGCTGCTCTACACCTCCTTCACTTCTTATACGACAGTTAGGAAAACCATTAAATTGACATGTGAGGTCATAATGTCTCATGACAACAGGATTCGGCACACTGTACAGCAGAACAGGAGCAGACACCccacacacttcctgctctgtTCAGGGGATGgctccagcatgtctgctgCTTATCTGCCCTCTCTATCAGATCCATATGTACAAGTCCAATATTTCCCCGCTCCCAGGTCACTGATTGGTCTGCTGCCTTCTGTccaaaaaaggcaaacaaaagCCAGACATCTCCTGTGAAATATTGACAAAACAGCTACTGTCTGATTCTGCTCGTACAGAGAGGCGAAGCCCTCTTCCTGTGGGCCAAGTGGGACCTTATTTACATAAACTTTTTGATCTCGTTTGACCATGAATTACACATATTATGGTAGCCAATTTTAAGTTCGCCCTAAAGTAAATAATCCTAGACAGTGAATGAGGCACAGTAAAAGAGGGGAAATTGACAAGTCTGTTTAAATTATGATGACATCACTTGCATGATTTCTGGGTGTGTAATCTTTCATTCTTCAGAAACTCCGACTTTattgacaaacaaacaaattataaGATCACCACCACTTGTTTAGACACCAATTGTGAAGCTACAGGCTGCAGCcggctagcttagcttagcttaaaatAAACACTCGAGAAGAGAATCTGGTCTGGCTAAATTTATTACAGTTTACCAGTCAGGCTGTTTCTGTCATCACGATAAACTAAGTTAGCTGGCTGCAGCTAGAATCTACATAAAGGGCCTCCGGATGTGATCTCGCACAAACCTCAACCCTGAGAGAAGACATCAAGTCTAAATTGTGGTGAAGCTTCTATCAAATACTTCATTCATCTGCAAACATCCTTCATGAGAAACCCAGCAGCTACCAACATGGATTAACCACAAGACTCTGAACTCCCGGCATTCCCACAGGTCTGTATACCGGACTCTGTCAGTTACTCTGCTTAGATGTCTGCTCTTTGTGAAATACAATCATATGACTTAAACCAGCTTCAGCGAATGCTGAAGCTGCTCTTTTGTATGTACACAGTGTAAAAATTATTTGTTCCTGTCACTCTGAATGCTTCTGCTGTTATCCTGCAATTTGCTGGTGTGATGTATTAATCTGCATGTATCATGTAAAAACTGTGAGGACAAACAATAAAGACCAGAACGAATGGCTGTCAGCAAGTAATGACTGCTGCCTATAAaccgtgacacacacacacacacactgatattgCGCAAAATACAAAGAGTGTGCCAAGAATAAATTGCTTGTCTGTAACTGTTTAAATGTGGCATTAAGTCATGATTTATGCTGGTAATTGTGGGATAGAAAACACGCTCCAGTTGTTGCAGCTTGCAGCATTATATGATGGAAGCCACCAAAATAAAAAGTTGACTGAATTCCCACTTTATGTTGCTTAATGTTTCAGTCACACACTTGTTGCATGAATGCATGCGTGCACTGCTATTTATACAAATAAGTAGCAGTTTAATATGTCACTGCACTGATGTGAATTAAGTCTCCACTGGTGGAGAAACAAATAGAGAACATAATATTTAGCAGGTGACAAGCAGCCGGAGACATCAGACTCCACTCTAAACTTCAACACATAATGTATCActgtttgaaatgaaatgaaaacagacgAGTCACACTAAAACAATCATCAGCATCGAAACCTCATCATCACCGTCATTACAACCAGTAAATCCCATAAAGGTCGTCCCAGAGCACAGGGCTGTATTTGAGGCTAACCACCCCTCTGTCTGTGCACACAGGCTTCCGTCACATCCCCCGCACTCACAACATTTAAGAAAGCTAGGGTTTTCTAAATAACTAAAATTAACTCAATGATCTACAATTAACTTAATTGATGCTTCGCCGACATCCATTAAACGCACATTAGGCATTTTTACTGCAGGAATTACAGGCTGGGAGAAAGACCTCCATGGAAGAGTGGAGGCGAACATGAAATGTAGTGATCTGGTGACCAGCAGAGCTGTCAGACTCATGAATCTGAACAGGAGTCATCTGTTCAGCAGGATCTTTGGGGTCTGACACTGCCTGTAACATTGTGGTTGCTTGAAAAACTCCTCTCCGCTCCTCTTTCAGAGCAGGTGGGATTTTTTTGTGGGGGGCGTGATGAGCCAGTCAGTCTGGGGCCCGGAGCCACCTGATGATCTGGCTCCACAGGTAAAGCCTGAGACAGATTTCCAGCAACAATACTGCTGATGACAGCTGAGTCAGACGAGGGGAGATGGAccaggagctgcagaggaga
This Parambassis ranga chromosome 15, fParRan2.1, whole genome shotgun sequence DNA region includes the following protein-coding sequences:
- the fuom gene encoding fucose mutarotase isoform X1, whose translation is MKVFDRNKKLFFKFVKETRSDQSNTATRSRDTFPCVNKDDEDHLTLLKYIFQETETITAASMVVLKGIPSVLSPELLYTLAKMGHGDELVLADANFPASSICACGPKEIRADGLSIPQLLEAILKLLPLDTYVSCPAAVMDLVDSDKQRGLAVPVWDAYKHLLYQAGSQSHLETVERFAFYERAKKAYAIVATGETALYGNLILKKGVIPAEQLQGQWW
- the fuom gene encoding fucose mutarotase isoform X2 — translated: MKVFDRNKKLFFKFVKETRSDQSNTATRSRDTFPCVNKDDEDHLTLLKYIFQETETITAASMVVLKGIPSVLSPELLYTLAKMGHGDELVLADANFPASSICACGPKEIRADGLSIPQLLEAILKLLPLDTYVSCPAAVMDLVDSDKQRGLAVPVWDAYKHLLYQAGSQSHLETVERFAFYERAKKAYAIVATGETALYGNLILKKGVIPAEQLQ
- the fuom gene encoding fucose mutarotase isoform X3; the encoded protein is MKVFDRNKKLFFKFVKETRSDQSNTATRSRDTFPCVNKDDEDHLTLLKYIFQETETITVLADANFPASSICACGPKEIRADGLSIPQLLEAILKLLPLDTYVSCPAAVMDLVDSDKQRGLAVPVWDAYKHLLYQAGSQSHLETVERFAFYERAKKAYAIVATGETALYGNLILKKGVIPAEQLQGQWW
- the fuom gene encoding fucose mutarotase isoform X4 produces the protein MVVLKGIPSVLSPELLYTLAKMGHGDELVLADANFPASSICACGPKEIRADGLSIPQLLEAILKLLPLDTYVSCPAAVMDLVDSDKQRGLAVPVWDAYKHLLYQAGSQSHLETVERFAFYERAKKAYAIVATGETALYGNLILKKGVIPAEQLQGQWW
- the LOC114447245 gene encoding titin homolog, coding for MFRIALLVCVSLIFGITAKPWNKLKDEAFQETVMSKDDNGKMAWGAEVEPPEDMDKIQYEIDPSMKIWKSMTGSGEDKQALKAEEDLDELNHPSMSDLLQNMDVLPAADIQAEPPQGDDNVEQSQRAEEDRDNIEEPEHDWDDVYHKDKEEELDRYLAPMVAKFNPDMGVRGGFFEPEKDEDDLYHKDELRSPVQVELLRPEMRAESEVRVHLEPEDDMDDLYHKEVFRPVLYQDDAAVAIPVDSPSVRMYSEPEEDLDDLYHH